From a region of the Methanothermobacter tenebrarum genome:
- a CDS encoding UbiD family decarboxylase has translation MRKFLQTIKDEFDIIRIEKEVSTHIEAAKILREHPGEIVILENIKESDIPVISGICNSRKKISRALNCKKENITKRIIQAMDNPTPIEDIKKLEGYHSQKANLEKLPILKYYQKDGGPYITAGAIIAKDPETRVRNASIHRMMLLDKRHLAVRIVPRHLYSYYKRAEEMGEDLPIVIVIGMHPATLLATTTSVPIDVDELEVANNFHDGKLKLFKCEKVDIEVPDAEIIIEGKILANKRTDEGPFVDLTGTYDIIRKEPIIEVERIHFKNNPLYHAILPAGLEHKLLQGLPQEPRIFKAVENTVPSVKNVILTEGGCCWLHAIVSIKKQAEGDAKNVIMAALSAHPSLKHVVVVDDDINPFDLEDVEYAIATRVKDDDILIVRGARGSSLDPSASADGTTTKVGVDATKPLKGSEKFERII, from the coding sequence ATGAGAAAATTTCTACAAACCATAAAAGACGAATTTGATATTATAAGAATCGAAAAGGAAGTTTCAACCCATATTGAAGCCGCTAAAATCCTCAGAGAACATCCCGGAGAAATAGTAATCCTAGAAAATATCAAGGAATCCGACATACCAGTGATCTCAGGAATATGCAACAGCAGAAAAAAAATCTCAAGGGCACTTAACTGCAAAAAAGAGAACATAACAAAACGAATAATCCAGGCAATGGATAACCCAACCCCAATAGAAGATATTAAAAAACTTGAAGGTTACCATTCCCAAAAAGCAAATTTAGAGAAGCTACCAATCCTCAAATACTATCAAAAGGACGGGGGCCCCTATATTACCGCTGGTGCCATCATAGCCAAAGATCCAGAAACAAGGGTACGGAATGCTTCTATCCATAGGATGATGTTACTCGATAAAAGACACTTAGCTGTGCGCATAGTTCCAAGGCATCTCTACAGTTATTACAAAAGAGCCGAAGAAATGGGAGAAGACTTGCCCATAGTTATAGTCATTGGAATGCACCCTGCAACATTACTCGCAACAACAACATCAGTACCAATAGATGTTGATGAACTAGAAGTTGCAAACAATTTCCATGATGGAAAACTTAAACTTTTCAAATGCGAAAAAGTGGACATTGAAGTCCCAGATGCGGAGATAATAATAGAAGGGAAGATCTTGGCCAATAAAAGAACCGATGAAGGTCCCTTCGTGGATTTAACCGGCACCTATGATATTATAAGAAAAGAACCTATTATAGAAGTTGAAAGGATCCACTTTAAAAACAACCCACTATATCATGCTATTTTACCCGCCGGACTTGAACATAAACTCCTTCAAGGACTCCCACAAGAGCCGAGAATATTCAAAGCAGTGGAAAATACCGTTCCAAGTGTGAAGAATGTGATTCTTACAGAGGGTGGTTGCTGCTGGTTACATGCAATCGTATCTATAAAAAAACAGGCTGAGGGTGATGCTAAAAACGTTATAATGGCAGCTTTATCAGCTCATCCATCATTAAAGCATGTTGTAGTTGTTGACGATGATATAAACCCCTTTGATCTAGAGGATGTGGAGTATGCGATAGCTACACGAGTAAAAGATGATGATATACTTATAGTCCGAGGGGCTAGGGGTTCATCACTTGATCCTTCAGCATCAGCCGATGGGACAACCACAAAGGTTGGTGTAGACGCCACAAAACCATTAAAAGGATCTGAAAAATTCGAGAGGATAATCTAG
- the purE gene encoding 5-(carboxyamino)imidazole ribonucleotide mutase, producing MKPKVMIVLGSGTDYMIAEKAMDILEELKISYDLKVASAHRTHERVKSIVLDSVKNGVEVFIGIAGLSAHLPGIIAANTYRPVIGVPVDVKIGGLDALFACSQMPFPVPVATVGIDRGENGALFAAQILGTYNQKIRARIIKLRKGYYEKVESDESHITNNIKGNYYSPIEIAIPEPTWTTNERTANNDSPLVSVIPGSYSDMKITKKVTMFLDRLGIPYDLNVISPIRYPERFQKYIENMETVKLFIAISGLSAHVTGTIAALTDKPVIGVPCAFKAYGLDSLFSMVNMPPGAPVGIVGIGNGGNAAILAAEILGIKNEKIETRIKKLRGGIQ from the coding sequence ATGAAACCAAAGGTAATGATAGTTCTTGGAAGCGGAACAGATTATATGATAGCTGAAAAGGCTATGGACATTCTTGAAGAACTTAAAATCTCCTATGATTTGAAGGTGGCATCGGCTCACAGAACCCATGAAAGGGTTAAGAGCATCGTTTTAGATTCTGTTAAAAATGGTGTGGAAGTTTTCATAGGCATAGCTGGATTATCAGCACATCTTCCAGGGATAATAGCCGCGAACACCTATCGACCAGTTATCGGGGTGCCTGTTGATGTTAAAATAGGAGGTCTTGACGCCCTATTCGCATGTTCTCAGATGCCATTCCCAGTCCCAGTTGCCACTGTTGGTATTGACAGGGGAGAAAACGGCGCCTTATTCGCAGCCCAGATACTTGGAACCTATAATCAGAAAATAAGAGCCCGTATAATAAAACTTAGAAAAGGATATTATGAAAAGGTTGAAAGTGATGAATCACATATCACTAATAACATTAAAGGAAATTATTACTCTCCAATCGAAATAGCAATCCCAGAGCCAACATGGACAACCAATGAGAGGACAGCAAATAATGACAGCCCACTTGTTTCTGTCATCCCGGGCAGTTATTCTGATATGAAAATCACTAAAAAAGTCACCATGTTCTTGGATAGACTGGGCATACCCTATGATTTGAATGTTATATCCCCTATAAGATATCCTGAACGTTTCCAAAAATACATAGAGAATATGGAAACTGTTAAATTGTTCATAGCGATCAGTGGATTATCTGCACATGTAACCGGCACAATAGCAGCCCTTACAGACAAACCAGTTATAGGAGTCCCTTGTGCCTTTAAAGCTTATGGTTTAGACTCTTTATTCTCTATGGTTAACATGCCACCAGGAGCCCCTGTAGGCATTGTTGGAATAGGAAATGGTGGTAACGCCGCCATATTAGCGGCTGAAATCCTCGGGATAAAAAATGAGAAAATAGAAACAAGAATAAAAAAATTAAGAGGAGGGATCCAGTAA
- a CDS encoding magnesium transporter, with the protein MTKKLTEKIKIIMDHLLTLLVNISILFSKAFIKFFEIFKKINFFIKSVKRILGESLFALLICAIGDLIAGIVLSKMTHFLEAYPGLIVLIPGAIGMRGNIFGALGSRLGSNLHIGTLSTELKKSKILNDNIESTIILTIIMSLFLGLMAWTICEISNFKNIGIIDFTIISVMGGIISGIFLLPATILIALKSYENGWDPDNITTPLIAASGDLFTLPSVFLAILFLELIKNTILEPTFFLLFILMGLLGLLIGLKGDEYLKGIISQSVPVLLLCSIFGTSAGSILNSRLSVILDNPSILALVPLFSGESGDLVSILGARLSSGLHSGIIPPTLIPRKGALYNFGIIIILSIIIYPVIGVLAHIVSAGLGLPTIPLHKMILISALAGYILTPFLLILGFYLNSLSYRRELDPDNVVVPLSTSLTDPMANICLVFMIILFLNV; encoded by the coding sequence ATGACGAAAAAATTAACAGAGAAAATAAAGATTATAATGGATCACCTGCTCACGCTCCTAGTTAACATTTCAATATTGTTCTCAAAGGCTTTTATAAAATTCTTCGAAATTTTCAAGAAAATAAATTTTTTTATCAAAAGCGTAAAAAGGATCCTTGGCGAAAGTTTATTCGCACTTCTTATATGTGCCATCGGCGACCTTATAGCAGGTATAGTCCTAAGTAAAATGACACATTTCCTTGAAGCCTACCCAGGTCTTATAGTCCTTATACCTGGTGCAATAGGGATGCGAGGTAACATTTTCGGGGCTTTAGGTTCACGTCTCGGATCGAACCTTCATATAGGTACCCTCTCAACAGAACTTAAAAAATCTAAAATTTTAAATGATAACATAGAATCCACCATAATTTTAACTATAATAATGTCCTTATTCCTTGGGCTTATGGCATGGACAATCTGTGAAATTTCAAATTTTAAAAACATAGGAATAATTGATTTCACCATCATATCAGTCATGGGTGGTATAATCTCCGGGATTTTTTTATTACCTGCCACGATCCTGATCGCGCTCAAAAGTTATGAAAACGGGTGGGATCCTGACAATATTACCACTCCATTGATAGCAGCATCAGGAGACCTTTTCACACTACCATCAGTTTTTTTAGCCATACTATTCTTAGAATTAATAAAAAATACAATCTTAGAACCAACATTTTTTCTTCTTTTCATTTTAATGGGACTATTGGGCCTTTTAATAGGGTTAAAAGGGGATGAATATTTAAAGGGTATAATTAGTCAAAGCGTCCCGGTGCTACTTCTCTGTTCTATCTTTGGAACAAGTGCTGGTAGCATCCTAAACAGTAGATTATCTGTCATATTAGATAATCCTAGTATACTTGCACTTGTACCATTATTCTCAGGAGAAAGTGGGGACCTTGTAAGTATATTAGGTGCTAGATTATCCTCTGGTCTACATTCAGGTATTATACCTCCAACACTGATACCACGGAAAGGGGCTCTTTATAATTTTGGCATAATTATCATACTTTCCATTATAATCTATCCAGTGATAGGGGTTTTAGCCCATATTGTAAGTGCTGGGTTGGGCTTGCCAACCATTCCACTTCATAAGATGATCTTGATAAGCGCACTTGCAGGTTACATTCTAACACCCTTCCTTTTGATTTTAGGCTTCTACTTGAACTCTCTTTCATATAGAAGAGAATTAGACCCGGATAATGTTGTAGTGCCCCTTTCAACAAGTTTAACAGATCCTATGGCGAATATTTGTCTTGTTTTCATGATAATATTATTTTTAAATGTTTAA
- the amrS gene encoding AmmeMemoRadiSam system radical SAM enzyme, translating to MIKEAILYEKVNERVRCSVCNRRCSIPEGRRGFCLTRENRNGKLYSLIYAAVSSAAVDPIEKKPLFHFYPGSFVYSLGTVGCNFRCKHCQNWNISQAVIDEAYTEDIPPEEAIETTKRYNCRSIAWTYNEPTIWLEYTLDCAKLAHKDDIKTVYVTNGYMTEETLELLSPLLDAANIDLKGMTDEFYKTVCSAKLQPVLDSIKWMHDAGIHIEVTNLIIPGYNDSEDELRALVRFMVDEVGVEVPLHFTRFYPHYKMQHLPPTPTETLLKAREIALEEGMRYVYVGNVPGLSEENTYCYNCGELLVQRYGFQINRLNLKKGRCPSCNAKIDIII from the coding sequence TTGATAAAAGAGGCTATCCTTTATGAAAAAGTCAATGAGAGGGTGAGATGTAGTGTATGTAATAGAAGGTGTTCGATCCCTGAAGGTAGAAGGGGATTTTGCCTCACAAGGGAAAACAGGAATGGTAAGCTTTACAGTTTAATTTATGCTGCTGTATCTTCCGCTGCAGTGGATCCAATCGAAAAGAAACCATTATTTCATTTCTACCCTGGCAGTTTTGTCTACTCTCTAGGGACGGTTGGTTGTAACTTTCGTTGCAAGCACTGCCAAAATTGGAATATTTCACAAGCAGTAATAGACGAAGCATATACAGAGGATATACCGCCTGAGGAGGCCATCGAGACTACTAAAAGGTACAATTGTAGGTCTATTGCATGGACATATAACGAGCCCACTATCTGGCTTGAATATACACTTGACTGTGCAAAACTTGCACATAAGGATGATATTAAGACTGTTTATGTTACGAATGGTTATATGACCGAGGAAACCCTCGAGCTCTTATCCCCATTGTTAGATGCTGCTAACATAGACTTAAAGGGGATGACGGATGAATTCTATAAGACTGTGTGCAGTGCAAAATTACAACCAGTACTTGACAGCATAAAATGGATGCATGACGCGGGGATACACATTGAGGTCACAAACCTTATAATACCAGGATATAACGATTCAGAGGATGAGCTCAGGGCCCTTGTCAGGTTCATGGTCGATGAAGTCGGGGTTGAAGTCCCATTACATTTCACACGTTTCTACCCCCATTATAAGATGCAACATTTACCCCCAACACCAACAGAGACGCTTCTCAAAGCCCGTGAAATTGCACTTGAAGAGGGTATGAGATACGTTTATGTGGGGAATGTTCCGGGTCTTTCAGAGGAAAACACTTATTGTTATAATTGCGGCGAACTTCTAGTACAAAGATATGGCTTCCAGATAAACCGGTTAAATCTGAAAAAGGGTAGGTGCCCTTCTTGTAATGCGAAAATAGACATAATAATCTAG
- the mmp11 gene encoding methanogenesis marker protein 11: MQILKPEELREKFKDPWIAPYKKIITMVDNDLVEIIEYHPCISGSHWMIYQYPRTSKLILKAKRDGNRHIYLTKTGKTHLNLRASLNAAGIEEVTVTKDEVKVVHAGLAGAGVGAAMCRGMAKGVKRVELYDVGGGSKVGRAAVITPRLEKVIIGIDDTDTKDKGATWTLAHNIGVELSSEGFEYLDHIIVQLYPHNPYKTQNCVSVALTFAVKPGTQEELIERIIEKLKEKTLSDKTSIAIFNGIMIPEKLREYSIRAKKKLVTVDEARKIAEEVGVQLIEVTGAQGQIGALAAIGLSDDVDEAVKVYQR; the protein is encoded by the coding sequence TTGCAGATTCTAAAACCTGAAGAATTAAGGGAGAAATTTAAAGATCCATGGATAGCCCCTTATAAAAAGATTATCACAATGGTGGACAACGACCTTGTAGAGATAATAGAATATCATCCTTGTATTTCAGGTTCCCATTGGATGATCTACCAATACCCACGGACAAGTAAACTAATACTAAAAGCAAAAAGGGATGGTAACCGCCACATTTACCTTACAAAGACGGGAAAAACTCATCTAAATTTAAGGGCGAGCTTGAATGCTGCTGGAATCGAAGAAGTCACCGTAACCAAGGATGAGGTTAAGGTCGTTCACGCCGGCCTTGCAGGGGCTGGAGTTGGCGCTGCAATGTGCAGGGGGATGGCAAAAGGCGTTAAACGGGTTGAACTATACGATGTTGGTGGAGGATCAAAGGTTGGACGGGCCGCTGTTATAACACCAAGACTTGAAAAGGTTATCATAGGCATAGATGATACAGATACAAAGGATAAAGGAGCCACATGGACCCTAGCACATAATATTGGGGTTGAACTTTCAAGCGAAGGTTTCGAGTACTTGGATCATATTATAGTGCAACTTTATCCACACAATCCATATAAGACACAAAATTGTGTGTCTGTTGCATTAACATTCGCAGTTAAACCCGGAACCCAAGAGGAACTCATAGAAAGGATCATAGAGAAATTAAAGGAGAAAACTCTCTCCGATAAGACCTCTATCGCAATCTTTAATGGTATAATGATCCCAGAAAAGCTTAGAGAATATTCTATAAGAGCTAAGAAAAAACTAGTCACTGTAGATGAGGCCAGAAAAATTGCAGAGGAGGTTGGGGTCCAATTAATAGAGGTCACAGGAGCCCAAGGACAAATTGGGGCCCTTGCAGCCATAGGATTATCTGATGATGTTGATGAGGCTGTTAAAGTTTATCAGAGATGA
- a CDS encoding potassium channel family protein produces the protein MKNLSELMVDLAYSALLFNSRDAAEEVKKLENKVNRLNYEIKKESLLAARSVEDAEELTALLEVGQAAENIADAAKDIAELVLKGIKPHPVFKMVMEESDEIIMRVTIEEGSELIGKSLGEILLGTRTGMRIIAIRRGESWIYGPDRNTVLAEEDTLIAKGNEAGAELLRKLAKNEMSLDEL, from the coding sequence ATGAAAAACCTTTCGGAGTTAATGGTCGACTTGGCATATTCCGCGCTTTTATTTAATAGTAGGGACGCTGCTGAGGAAGTTAAAAAATTGGAAAATAAAGTGAATAGGCTTAATTATGAGATCAAGAAAGAGTCCCTCCTCGCTGCAAGATCTGTTGAAGACGCGGAAGAACTCACAGCTTTACTTGAGGTAGGGCAAGCCGCCGAAAACATAGCTGACGCCGCCAAAGACATTGCAGAACTAGTTTTGAAGGGTATAAAACCCCACCCAGTATTTAAGATGGTGATGGAGGAATCTGATGAGATAATCATGAGGGTAACCATAGAAGAGGGATCAGAACTCATCGGAAAATCACTAGGGGAGATTCTCTTGGGAACAAGGACTGGTATGAGGATAATCGCTATAAGAAGGGGTGAATCATGGATCTATGGACCTGACAGGAACACAGTATTAGCTGAAGAGGATACTCTTATCGCCAAGGGCAATGAAGCCGGGGCAGAGTTATTGAGAAAACTTGCCAAGAATGAAATGTCACTCGATGAACTCTGA
- the ribH gene encoding 6,7-dimethyl-8-ribityllumazine synthase — translation MEKVRIGAVVAEFNYDITQMMLKLAEEHAKFLGSEITKVVPVPGVFDMPLAIKKLLEDDNIDAVITLGAVIEGATDHDQIVAQHASRKIADLALEYDKPVALGISGPSMTRLEAHQRVDYAKRAVEAAVKMYRRLKKL, via the coding sequence ATGGAAAAAGTTAGGATAGGGGCTGTGGTAGCTGAATTTAATTATGATATAACCCAGATGATGTTAAAGTTGGCTGAAGAACATGCAAAATTTCTCGGTTCTGAAATAACTAAAGTCGTGCCCGTGCCCGGCGTCTTTGACATGCCCCTTGCAATCAAAAAACTCCTAGAAGATGATAACATAGATGCTGTCATAACATTGGGGGCTGTTATCGAAGGGGCTACAGATCATGATCAGATAGTAGCACAACACGCATCCCGTAAAATAGCCGACCTCGCCCTAGAATATGATAAACCAGTAGCCCTCGGAATCTCAGGACCTAGCATGACCCGCTTAGAAGCCCATCAACGAGTAGATTATGCTAAAAGGGCCGTTGAAGCTGCTGTTAAAATGTATAGGAGACTGAAAAAACTCTAG
- a CDS encoding Zn-ribbon domain-containing OB-fold protein produces the protein MSETVRTWRHIPQRYNLLGSKCLKCGSIFFPRRIVCPHCRRKGKLEDIKFKGKGKIHSYSVIHAPSDEFKNIAPYVVAIVELEEGVKITTQIVDCNPDNIKIGDEVEMVFRKIREEGKDGVITYGFKFKPAK, from the coding sequence ATGTCAGAAACTGTGAGAACATGGCGCCATATACCCCAACGTTACAATCTACTAGGCTCTAAATGCCTAAAATGTGGTTCAATATTCTTCCCAAGACGCATAGTATGCCCCCACTGCAGGAGAAAAGGCAAACTAGAAGACATAAAATTTAAAGGAAAAGGTAAAATACACAGTTACTCCGTGATACACGCTCCAAGCGACGAATTCAAAAACATAGCACCATATGTAGTGGCCATAGTCGAATTAGAAGAAGGGGTTAAAATAACCACACAAATCGTTGACTGCAACCCTGACAATATAAAAATAGGAGACGAAGTAGAAATGGTATTCAGAAAAATAAGAGAAGAAGGAAAAGATGGAGTGATAACATATGGCTTCAAATTCAAACCAGCCAAATAA
- the cfbA gene encoding sirohydrochlorin nickelochelatase, protein MASNSNQPNKIGVLLVGHGSRLPYGEKVIKKLAKLYEKEVEYPVEIGFMNISKPTIPEAVKKLSKKGVKKIIVTPVFLAHGVHTKHDIPHILGIDDGKEHHHSHEHQHDEKIEFNGEIIYTEPLGADPRIVEIIKDRVNSALS, encoded by the coding sequence ATGGCTTCAAATTCAAACCAGCCAAATAAAATAGGAGTCCTACTCGTAGGCCATGGCAGCAGACTACCATATGGAGAAAAAGTTATAAAAAAACTCGCCAAACTCTACGAGAAGGAGGTAGAATACCCAGTTGAAATAGGCTTCATGAACATTTCAAAACCAACCATCCCCGAAGCCGTAAAAAAACTTTCAAAAAAAGGCGTTAAAAAAATAATCGTCACACCAGTATTCCTAGCACATGGAGTGCACACAAAACATGACATACCACACATACTAGGAATAGATGATGGAAAAGAACACCACCACTCCCATGAACACCAACACGACGAAAAAATCGAATTTAACGGTGAAATAATCTACACAGAACCCCTAGGCGCGGACCCCCGAATAGTTGAAATAATAAAAGACAGGGTAAATTCCGCCCTTTCATGA
- the thiL gene encoding thiamine-phosphate kinase has protein sequence MIKMKVSDLGEKKLIKRIIANIKLHLKDFNIEGLGDDAALIDMGKEYIVATTDLLRQTSHFPKAMNHEQMGWKSVTVNISDLAAMGAKPLGLLMSMGLPAHMKVEEFDELLRGILKACDHYRIPLIGGDTKEADEIILAGAAIGRTLKEDALLKSGSKEGDLVGVTGQLGLAAAGIKILLHNIEEVPVTDDILSKIMDHALKPEARLKEARILAKSHLVNAATDITDGLVSELNELITATSNKIGIRLYKEKLPIPYEVKEIARLIKEDPIELGIYYGEDFELLFTIPPENVIPLSDRLNFYIIGEVTKTGRIEIVDKEGRTYIPPVKGYEHLRG, from the coding sequence ATGATAAAGATGAAAGTCTCAGATTTAGGAGAAAAAAAGCTTATTAAAAGGATAATAGCCAATATAAAATTGCATCTGAAGGATTTTAACATAGAAGGTCTTGGTGATGATGCCGCCCTCATAGACATGGGCAAAGAATACATTGTTGCAACAACCGACCTACTAAGACAAACCTCTCATTTCCCCAAGGCCATGAACCATGAGCAAATGGGCTGGAAAAGCGTAACAGTCAATATAAGCGATTTAGCCGCAATGGGGGCTAAACCATTGGGACTACTAATGTCAATGGGTCTTCCAGCCCATATGAAAGTTGAAGAATTCGACGAACTCCTTAGAGGCATCCTCAAAGCTTGTGACCATTACAGGATACCTCTCATTGGAGGGGATACAAAGGAAGCAGATGAGATAATATTAGCAGGGGCTGCCATTGGGAGAACACTGAAAGAAGATGCGCTTTTAAAAAGCGGATCAAAAGAGGGAGATCTGGTAGGAGTAACTGGACAATTAGGCCTCGCAGCAGCCGGGATAAAAATACTCCTCCATAATATAGAAGAAGTACCAGTAACAGATGATATATTATCCAAGATCATGGATCACGCGCTTAAACCAGAAGCAAGATTAAAAGAGGCTCGAATATTAGCAAAATCGCATCTTGTAAACGCAGCTACCGATATAACAGATGGTCTTGTAAGTGAATTGAATGAACTGATAACTGCCACCTCCAATAAAATTGGAATAAGATTATACAAGGAAAAACTCCCCATCCCTTATGAGGTGAAGGAGATAGCGAGATTAATCAAGGAGGACCCCATTGAATTGGGGATTTATTATGGTGAAGATTTCGAACTTCTTTTCACAATACCACCCGAAAATGTCATCCCCCTCAGCGATCGATTAAATTTCTATATCATAGGTGAAGTCACTAAAACAGGGAGAATTGAAATAGTTGATAAAGAGGGAAGAACATACATACCACCAGTAAAAGGATATGAACATCTGAGGGGTTGA
- a CDS encoding glycosyltransferase, with protein sequence MYWLILIIVILLCVLKKHERDLSVSVVIPAYNEEKTVAKVVKAAHSSSYVDEVIVVDDGSFDNTYKEAKRAGAKIIRHASNRGKGAALKTGFKHSKGDIVVFLDADLRNITTAKIDKMIKPIIEGRADITKTKFKRRAGRVTELTAKPLLRFFFPEIKFEQPLSGQFAAKRSVLERMKFEDDYGVDVGIILDADVQGLNVKEVDIGELEHDMASLSDLNIVATEVVRTIVDRALEYGRITMMDSMGESIRMCILGLSLITLGIFSIFFIRALPPTVGIIMGVVGVIIAAYYFVALVKRSYHVLASSKGRLQVLRSFIYMHFPILVSALILVAMISALLGAVHIDEGKISIEPNPGNLIIWKKNAENRTFDVRGPYTIDSALEGENDTIRLPKEAVDTLGLNYGDIVYIGGVDYTLKESRPNDVNIIRIPANAREILDVNVGDVIRDSALRKVFNNIFAVRKISNQSNITIENGILIEDNDKSGREVNIYLDGKKITTALGAMKNGSYAIYINGIHVRTIYFNENSPRENYTIYWGDHIIIVEIGKPIKTNMQFATIEEGIFLNIISDKL encoded by the coding sequence ATGTATTGGTTAATCCTCATCATAGTAATACTACTATGTGTTTTGAAGAAGCATGAAAGGGATTTAAGTGTTTCGGTGGTTATCCCAGCCTATAATGAAGAAAAAACTGTTGCAAAAGTTGTTAAGGCGGCCCATAGTTCATCTTATGTGGATGAAGTTATTGTAGTTGATGATGGTTCATTTGACAATACTTACAAGGAGGCTAAAAGGGCAGGTGCAAAGATAATACGCCATGCAAGCAATCGCGGCAAAGGCGCGGCCCTTAAAACAGGTTTTAAACATTCAAAAGGTGATATCGTAGTCTTCTTAGACGCTGATCTTAGAAATATCACAACAGCCAAGATAGACAAGATGATAAAGCCCATCATAGAGGGCCGGGCGGATATTACAAAGACCAAATTTAAAAGAAGAGCTGGTAGAGTCACTGAATTGACCGCGAAACCTCTCTTGAGATTTTTCTTCCCGGAGATAAAATTTGAGCAGCCATTAAGTGGCCAGTTCGCCGCTAAAAGGAGCGTCCTTGAACGGATGAAATTTGAAGATGATTATGGAGTTGATGTGGGTATAATTCTCGATGCCGACGTCCAAGGGTTAAATGTCAAAGAGGTTGATATAGGCGAACTTGAACATGACATGGCAAGTCTCTCTGACCTTAACATTGTAGCTACAGAGGTTGTCCGTACCATTGTTGACAGGGCCCTTGAATATGGTAGGATAACCATGATGGATTCCATGGGTGAATCAATTCGGATGTGCATACTTGGACTTTCACTCATTACCTTGGGAATTTTTAGCATATTTTTTATCAGGGCTCTTCCCCCAACTGTAGGTATTATAATGGGTGTTGTGGGGGTTATTATAGCAGCTTATTATTTTGTGGCGTTGGTTAAAAGATCATATCATGTTTTAGCCAGTTCAAAGGGGCGCTTACAAGTTTTAAGATCATTCATCTACATGCATTTTCCCATTTTGGTGTCGGCCCTTATCCTTGTTGCCATGATTTCAGCGCTTCTTGGAGCGGTTCATATTGATGAGGGTAAAATATCCATCGAACCCAACCCTGGAAACCTTATAATATGGAAGAAGAATGCGGAGAATAGAACATTCGATGTTAGGGGGCCATACACTATAGATAGTGCCCTTGAAGGTGAAAATGATACTATAAGATTGCCAAAGGAGGCTGTTGACACCTTGGGACTCAACTATGGTGACATAGTTTATATTGGGGGAGTAGATTACACATTAAAGGAATCAAGGCCTAATGATGTTAACATCATTAGGATACCGGCAAATGCTAGAGAAATATTAGATGTGAACGTAGGGGATGTGATCAGGGATAGCGCCCTTCGAAAAGTCTTCAATAATATATTTGCAGTCCGTAAAATTTCAAACCAGTCTAATATTACGATAGAAAATGGTATTTTAATTGAAGATAATGATAAAAGTGGCCGTGAAGTAAACATCTACCTTGATGGTAAAAAGATCACAACAGCCTTGGGCGCGATGAAGAATGGTTCATATGCAATTTATATAAATGGAATACATGTTAGGACAATATACTTTAATGAAAATTCACCCAGGGAAAATTATACCATATACTGGGGTGATCATATTATAATAGTAGAGATCGGGAAGCCGATAAAGACTAATATGCAATTTGCCACAATAGAAGAGGGTATATTCCTCAATATCATCTCTGATAAACTTTAA